One window of Desulfovibrio subterraneus genomic DNA carries:
- a CDS encoding SurA N-terminal domain-containing protein, whose protein sequence is MSPKHRTLRAFCACSILACVLFLSAGIAGAETVFNKIVAVVNGSIITQYDVQEAVAPELLKTGLSRKNPGDADRIHAIERKVLDAMITDELFTQEAERYQLTVKDTEVENEIRKMAQRSNMTLEQVKEQMKADGVSYDMLFGKVRKNIVRSRLISYMVSRKVVVTKEDVQAYYDEHKSEFTSERKVTVKMLVFAPNADKEKPLGMIREGKLSFEDAVKMFSVGPAKDNGGLLGDLAWKDLSSTWREALEPLSAGQVAEPFEQEGATIVLKLDKATSGDMLPLEDVYSTIENTLRQPMLESRFEEYTTKLREKAVVKINL, encoded by the coding sequence TTGTCACCTAAGCATAGAACTTTGCGGGCCTTTTGTGCCTGTTCCATTCTTGCGTGCGTACTTTTTCTGAGTGCCGGCATCGCAGGAGCCGAAACCGTTTTCAACAAGATCGTCGCCGTTGTGAACGGGTCGATCATTACCCAATATGATGTTCAGGAAGCAGTGGCCCCGGAGTTGCTCAAGACCGGTCTTTCCCGCAAAAATCCGGGCGATGCCGACAGAATTCATGCCATCGAGAGAAAAGTGCTGGATGCCATGATCACCGACGAGCTCTTCACGCAGGAAGCAGAGCGCTACCAGCTGACCGTGAAGGACACCGAGGTGGAGAACGAAATCCGCAAGATGGCCCAGCGCAGCAACATGACCCTTGAACAGGTCAAGGAGCAGATGAAGGCGGATGGCGTTTCATACGATATGCTCTTCGGCAAGGTACGCAAGAACATCGTCCGCTCCAGGCTCATCAGTTATATGGTCAGCCGCAAGGTCGTTGTGACCAAGGAAGATGTGCAGGCCTATTATGATGAGCACAAGTCCGAATTTACGAGCGAAAGAAAAGTTACTGTCAAGATGCTTGTCTTTGCTCCCAATGCAGATAAGGAAAAGCCTCTGGGCATGATCCGCGAAGGCAAGCTTTCATTTGAAGACGCCGTGAAGATGTTCTCCGTCGGTCCTGCCAAGGACAACGGTGGTCTTCTGGGCGACCTTGCATGGAAGGATCTTTCCTCCACGTGGCGAGAAGCCCTTGAGCCTCTTTCTGCTGGGCAGGTGGCCGAACCTTTTGAGCAGGAAGGCGCAACCATCGTGCTTAAACTCGACAAGGCGACCTCCGGCGATATGCTTCCTCTGGAGGATGTGTACAGCACCATCGAGAATACGCTGCGCCAGCCCATGCTCGAATCCCGTTTTGAAGAATACACAACCAAACTGCGTGAAAAGGCAGTGGTTAAAATCAATCTGTAA
- a CDS encoding SurA N-terminal domain-containing protein has translation MLHKIRYARLRHLCSLTLCCLSAVLLFAGCSKDMEQEGVVATVNGKPIYLTQLEASYDLNNLSWSGGMVPAVDALREDYGNVLARLIVNELVNQALVRAGLSVTDEAVANAEAVIRADYPEGQFEKALVEEYIDITVWRTQLRQQLAMETLKTDVLRPRIKLTSQEAEAYYKDHVADFYLPPRIRFLHLSGRDREHVSKARDMWLAGTPEEEILKSFDDITVRELKMRLNMMPVNWKSTFDKLKEGEASAVMNADNSFESLILLENLPEKVLGPSHAYPLVEKVLLEQKLQSAFDEWLSEELGKADIRISSLLLHPAEDKNAEDAPKSGQNAEGGGADAKAQ, from the coding sequence ATGCTGCACAAGATAAGATATGCCCGTTTGCGCCATTTGTGTTCCCTGACTCTGTGTTGCCTGTCTGCGGTGCTGCTGTTTGCCGGCTGCTCCAAGGATATGGAACAGGAAGGGGTGGTTGCCACTGTCAACGGCAAGCCTATCTATCTTACCCAGCTTGAAGCCAGCTACGATCTGAACAATCTGAGTTGGTCCGGCGGCATGGTTCCGGCGGTGGATGCCTTGCGGGAGGATTACGGCAACGTGCTGGCCCGTCTTATCGTGAATGAGCTTGTAAATCAGGCTTTGGTCAGAGCAGGGTTGAGTGTTACCGATGAGGCTGTCGCCAATGCGGAGGCCGTCATACGAGCCGATTACCCCGAGGGGCAGTTTGAAAAGGCTCTGGTGGAAGAGTACATAGACATCACCGTGTGGCGTACCCAGCTGCGTCAGCAACTGGCCATGGAAACCCTCAAAACTGACGTTCTGCGACCGCGTATCAAGTTGACCTCGCAAGAGGCGGAAGCGTACTACAAAGATCATGTGGCCGATTTCTATCTTCCGCCGCGCATCCGTTTTCTGCATCTTTCCGGCAGGGACAGGGAGCACGTGAGCAAAGCCCGCGACATGTGGCTTGCCGGTACTCCCGAAGAGGAAATTTTAAAGTCCTTCGACGATATCACCGTCCGCGAATTGAAAATGCGGTTGAACATGATGCCTGTGAACTGGAAGTCTACCTTCGACAAGCTGAAGGAAGGGGAGGCCAGTGCCGTCATGAATGCCGATAACAGCTTTGAGTCACTCATCTTGCTGGAGAACTTGCCGGAAAAGGTTCTGGGCCCCTCTCATGCTTATCCGCTTGTGGAAAAGGTGCTGCTGGAGCAGAAGCTACAGTCTGCTTTTGATGAGTGGCTCAGCGAGGAACTGGGCAAGGCGGATATACGTATTTCCAGTCTGCTGCTGCATCCTGCGGAAGACAAAAACGCAGAAGATGCTCCCAAATCAGGGCAGAATGCTGAAGGCGGCGGGGCGGATGCCAAAGCGCAATGA
- a CDS encoding helix-turn-helix domain-containing protein, giving the protein MTSMTELGALLQKERELRGLSREDVSRSIKVAIRTLKALESGELEELPHLVYTKGFVKSYARIVKLNPEELGAAVDAIYLEAYGEPEDPEPVYNARNVQSSSPSWLWIVLIVLLLGLSAGGGWYFFLRTPSAPAVVSGENLPAESAVQPAPETPPAVQDPVPAPEEAPAGASDNLSTNSSTGASIEAPAEGSAGSDLADKALNGAQSALSMEAAPQADQSQAGLEAPAASADQGAPAVVEPPAEEESTETPAVTEQAAAPAQESDHVSVVTSGSASQDVALPKVSGDQKITLSASAECWVEAWGDGVDRKEMYLRSGQKFVIRFPKTLTLRLGNSGGVSLALNGKNVKLDGADGKVLTMNFVRSR; this is encoded by the coding sequence ATGACTTCAATGACCGAATTGGGGGCTCTCCTGCAGAAGGAGAGAGAACTCAGGGGGCTTTCACGCGAGGATGTCTCGCGAAGTATCAAGGTAGCCATACGGACACTGAAAGCATTGGAGAGCGGTGAGCTGGAGGAACTGCCTCATCTGGTTTATACCAAGGGCTTTGTTAAGTCTTATGCACGGATAGTGAAGCTTAACCCGGAAGAACTCGGTGCGGCCGTGGATGCCATCTATCTGGAGGCCTACGGCGAACCCGAAGATCCCGAACCGGTGTATAATGCCCGAAATGTCCAGTCCTCCTCTCCCAGCTGGCTCTGGATAGTGCTCATTGTTCTGCTGCTTGGTCTTTCAGCTGGTGGCGGGTGGTATTTCTTCCTGCGGACACCTTCGGCTCCGGCCGTTGTGTCAGGGGAGAACCTTCCTGCCGAATCCGCAGTTCAACCTGCGCCGGAAACACCGCCTGCCGTGCAGGACCCGGTGCCCGCTCCGGAAGAAGCACCCGCCGGTGCTTCTGATAATCTGTCCACTAACTCTTCCACGGGAGCTTCGATTGAAGCTCCCGCGGAAGGGTCCGCCGGAAGCGATCTGGCAGATAAGGCCCTGAACGGTGCACAGAGCGCGCTCTCCATGGAGGCGGCTCCGCAGGCAGACCAGTCTCAGGCAGGCCTTGAAGCGCCCGCCGCTTCGGCAGATCAGGGCGCCCCGGCCGTTGTTGAACCCCCGGCTGAAGAAGAAAGTACGGAAACGCCTGCCGTTACGGAACAGGCTGCTGCTCCGGCTCAGGAGTCTGACCACGTAAGTGTGGTGACCAGCGGCTCTGCTTCGCAGGACGTGGCGCTGCCAAAGGTTTCCGGTGATCAGAAGATTACCCTTTCCGCTTCGGCCGAGTGCTGGGTTGAAGCATGGGGAGACGGGGTTGATCGCAAGGAGATGTATCTTCGCTCCGGCCAGAAATTTGTAATACGCTTCCCCAAGACCCTGACGTTGCGCCTTGGAAACTCCGGCGGTGTCAGCCTTGCCCTGAATGGAAAGAATGTGAAACTCGACGGTGCCGACGGCAAGGTACTGACCATGAATTTCGTCCGATCCCGATAG